The Euphorbia lathyris chromosome 2, ddEupLath1.1, whole genome shotgun sequence genome includes a window with the following:
- the LOC136217725 gene encoding pectinesterase-like yields MHTPRARTKLLISLFPISLFLLILLTKHPKTNSQIPHLHIQIAHSKCQGSLYPQLCVSTLSSIPDLAAKSLPELISTTINKTMSEVRVSSSNCSGIRNKLPKLHTVEKVALNDCLELFDETIDELTLAMSDLGQNKKLVSQRYHDLQTLLSAAMTNQYTCLDGFAYSKGKTRKAIKSSLYNISRHVSNSLFLLKKIPGVNSSNPGVNSSKSEEVFPEYGKMRKGFPSWLSSKDRRMLEAPLNATKFDLTVAKDGTGNFTSIGQAVAAAPNSSTTRFVIYIKAGGYNENVDVYKKKTKLMFIGDGIGKTVVKSNRSVVGGWTTFRSATVAVVGNGFIAKGITFENSAGPTMHQAVALRSSSDLSAFYQCSFVAYQDTLYIHSLRQFYRECDIYGTIDFIFGNAAVVFQNCNLYARKPNQNQKNVFTAQGREDPNQNTGISILNSKVTAAADFMPVKSSFKTYLGRPWKAYSRTVYLGSYIDDLVDPAGWLEWNGDFGLSSLYYGEYMNRGPGSSTGGRVKWPGYRVINSSAEATQFTVGSFLQGTEWLNSTGVPFFLGLS; encoded by the exons ATGCACACTCCTAGAGCAAGAACTAAACTCTTGATTTCCCTTTTCCCCATTTCATTATTCCTCCTAATTTTACTAACAAAACACCCCAAAACTAACTCACAAATCCCACACTTACACATCCAAATTGCCCACTCTAAATGTCAAGGCTCACTCTACCCTCAACTTTGCGTCTCAACCCTTTCATCAATCCCAGATCTCGCCGCCAAATCATTGCCGGAACTGATCTCCACCACCATAAACAAAACAATGAGTGAAGTTAGAGTCTCCTCTTCTAACTGCAGCGGAATACGCAACAAGCTCCCAAAGCTACACACAGTTGAAAAGGTAGCTCTCAATGACTGTCTAGAACTCTTCGATGAGACCATTGATGAGTTAACACTTGCAATGTCCGACCTCGGACAAAACAAAAAACTTGTTTCACAACGGTACCATGATCTGCAAACTCTGTTAAGTGCTGCTATGACGAACCAGTATACTTGTCTTGATGGCTTTGCTTAtagtaaaggaaaaactaggAAAGCTATTAAGAGTAGCTTGTATAATATATCTCGCCACGTCAGTAATTCCCTCTTCTTGCTGAAGAAAATACCTGGTGTTAATTCATCAAACCCCGGTGTTAATTCATCGAAGTCTGAGGAGGTTTTCCCGGAATATGGGAAGATGAGAAAAGGTTTTCCTTCATGGTTATCGTCGAAAGATCGTAGAATGTTGGAGGCTCCGTTGAATGCGACGAAGTTTGATCTCACTGTCGCTAAAGATGGCACCGGAAACTTCACTTCTATTGGCCAGGCGGTGGCTGCTGCTCCCAACTCTAGCACCACAAG GTTCGTGATATATATAAAGGCGGGAGGTTATAATGAGAATGTGGATGTGTATAAAAAGAAGACAAAGCTAATGTTCATCGGAGATGGGATTGGAAAGACGGTGGTGAAATCTAATAGGAGTGTAGTTGGGGGATGGACTACTTTCCGATCAGCTACTGTCG CCGTAGTAGGTAACGGGTTCATAGCAAAAGGAATAACATTCGAGAACTCAGCAGGACCAACTATGCACCAAGCAGTAGCCTTAAGGAGCAGTTCAGATCTCTCCGCATTCTACCAATGCAGCTTCGTTGCTTACCAAGACACTCTCTACATTCATTCCCTCCGACAATTCTACCGAGAATGCGATATTTATGGAACAATAGATTTTATATTCGGCAACGCAGCTGTAGTATTCCAGAACTGCAATTTATACGCCAGAAAACCCAACCAAAACCAGAAAAACGTATTCACTGCCCAGGGCAGAGAAGACCCTAACCAGAATACAGGTATTTCTATCCTCAATTCCAAGGTCACTGCTGCTGCTGATTTTATGCCTGTAAAATCATCGTTTAAGACGTATCTTGGGCGTCCATGGAAGGCATATTCAAGGACGGTTTATCTTGGTTCGTatattgatgatttggttgatcCTGCTGGGTGGTTGGAGTGGAATGGGGATTTTGGTTTGAGCAGTCTTTATTATGGAGAGTATATGAATAGAGGACCTGGTTCTAGTACTGGTGGAAGAGTTAAATGGCCTGGTTATAGGGTTATTAATTCTTCTGCTGAGGCTACTCAGTTTACTGTTGGCTCTTTTTTACAAGGAACTGAATGGCTTAATTCTACTGGGGTTCCTTTCTTTTTGGGCTTGAGTTGA